The following are from one region of the Mustela lutreola isolate mMusLut2 chromosome 7, mMusLut2.pri, whole genome shotgun sequence genome:
- the LOC131837262 gene encoding peroxisomal succinyl-coenzyme A thioesterase-like produces LFFLLAFQVKGPGIGLLGFSLGADICLSMASYLKNISATVSINGSGFSGNKPIQYKQTCIPPLNHDFRRLKVAFSGLLDIVDIRNDVIGRHENPSMIPIEKAQGPILFIVGQDDHNWRSELYAQIASERLQAHGKEKPQILSYPGTGHNIEPPYFPLCPASVHKLLNKPIMWDGEPRAHARAQEDSWKQILTFFCKHLGGTQNIASPKL; encoded by the coding sequence ctcttctttcttcttgcctTCCAGGTGAAGGGCCCAGGCATTGGGCTTCTGGGCTTTTCTTTAGGGgctgatatttgtctttctatggcCTCATATTTGAAAAACATCTCAGCCACAGTTTCCATCAACGGATCTGGGTTCAGTGGAAACAAACCCATACAGTACAAGCAGACGTGCATCCCACCATTGAACCATGATTTTAGAAGACTCAAGGTAGCCTTCTCAGGCCTCCTGGACATTGTGGATATACGAAATGATGTTATAGGAAGGCATGAGAACCCCAGCATGATTCCAATAGAGAAAGCCCAGGGGCCCATCCTCTTCATCGTTGGTCAGGATGACCATAACTGGAGGAGTGAGTTATATGCCCAAATAGCCTCTGAACGGTTACAGGCCCATGGAAAGGAAAAACCCCAGATCCTCTCTTATCCTGGGACTGGGCATAATATTGAACCTCCTTACTTCCCCCTATGCCCCGCTTCTGTGCACAAATTACTGAACAAACCTATAATGTGGGATGGGGAGCCCAGGGCTCATGCTAGGGCTCAGGaagattcatggaaacaaattctAACCTTTTTCTGCAAACATCTTGGAGGTACCCAGAATATAGCTTCCCCTAAATTGTAA